A region from the Triticum urartu cultivar G1812 chromosome 1, Tu2.1, whole genome shotgun sequence genome encodes:
- the LOC125513585 gene encoding uncharacterized protein LOC125513585 isoform X1 — MEASTHSSSGFSSVRPLKKDIKNPHRAASVDLIHIAIPFWQHRFSFVFSLSIQRLYSPSSLSLCCSHTHAHRPAFTSLLFLHNEPSTTLCWTVAPESSTGARAVSPVTGGCFAFVDRLRCCYCCCSYGLLVAGAARVGAGWAPSSRPPRLLQHRLERSSSVLPSRLLEQGSQRESPHGTQLKRPALELAASGNLSVGLVLLRLEHPLLAAVHLLAVPVRQALMLILGSLSVSCLLQDEEDEWGSRSWAAAAELTEGERARPAHMAPPLRLRSCSSSRSGSVPPAPFMCSPPSSCARSDRERRSSIQAKKISNCFFFNSPRTAG; from the exons ATGGAGGCGAGCACGCATAGTTCCAGTGGCTTCTCGTCGGTTCGCCCATTAAAAAAGGACATCAAAAATCCCCACCGAGCAGCTTCTGTGGACCTTATCCACATCGCCATTCCTTTCTGGCAGCACCGCTTCTCCTTTGTCTTCTCTCTATCCATCCAGCGGCTCTACtctccttcctctctctctctgtgctGCAGCCACACACACGCCCACCGCCCGGCATTCACctctctcctcttcctccacaaCGAACCAAGCACCACTCTCTGCTGGACCGTGGCGCCAGAATCAAGCACAGGTGCGCGCG CCGTCTCGCCCGTGACCGGTGGCTGCTTCGCGTTCGTCGACAGATTGCgatgctgctactgctgctgctcgTATGGGCTCCTGGTGGCCGGGGCAGCACGCGTTGGGGCTGGCTGGGCTCCCAGCAGTCGGCCTCCCCGCCTCCTCCAACATCGCCTGGAGAGGAGCTCCTCTGTGCTTCCGAGCCGCCTCCTCGAGCAGGGCAGCCAGAG GGAGTCGCCACATGGAACACAACTGAAACGCCCCGCCTTGGAGCTCGCTGCCTCCGGAAACCTCTCTGTCGGCCTCGTGCTCCTCCGTCTCGAGCACCCCCTCCTGGCCGCCGTCCATCTCTTGGCGGTGCCTGTTAGGCAGGCGTTGATGCTTATCCTCGGCTCTCTCTCTGTCAGCTGTCTCCTTCAGGACGAGGAGGATGAATGGGGCTCTCGCAGCTGGGCCGCTGCGGCCGAGTTGACTGAGGGCGAGCGCGCGCGTCCGGCGCATATGGCCCCGCCTCTGCGCCTCCGCTCCTGCTCCTCCTCTCGCTCGGGCAGCGTCCCGCCCGCGCCCTTCATGTGCTCGCCGCCGTCGTCCTGCGCCCGATCGGATCGGGAGCGCCGCAGCTCGATACAGGCCAAAAAGATCTCGAACTGTTTTTTCTTTAACTCACCGAGAACTGCGGGTTGA
- the LOC125513585 gene encoding uncharacterized protein LOC125513585 isoform X3 — MEASTHSSSGFSSVRPLKKDIKNPHRAASVDLIHIAIPFWQHRFSFVFSLSIQRLYSPSSLSLCCSHTHAHRPAFTSLLFLHNEPSTTLCWTVAPESSTAVSPVTGGCFAFVDRLRCCYCCCSYGLLVAGAARVGAGWAPSSRPPRLLQHRLERSSSVLPSRLLEQGSQRESPHGTQLKRPALELAASGNLSVGLVLLRLEHPLLAAVHLLAVPVRQALMLILGSLSVSCLLQDEEDEWGSRSWAAAAELTEGERARPAHMAPPLRLRSCSSSRSGSVPPAPFMCSPPSSCARSDRERRSSIQAKKISNCFFFNSPRTAG, encoded by the exons ATGGAGGCGAGCACGCATAGTTCCAGTGGCTTCTCGTCGGTTCGCCCATTAAAAAAGGACATCAAAAATCCCCACCGAGCAGCTTCTGTGGACCTTATCCACATCGCCATTCCTTTCTGGCAGCACCGCTTCTCCTTTGTCTTCTCTCTATCCATCCAGCGGCTCTACtctccttcctctctctctctgtgctGCAGCCACACACACGCCCACCGCCCGGCATTCACctctctcctcttcctccacaaCGAACCAAGCACCACTCTCTGCTGGACCGTGGCGCCAGAATCAAGCACAG CCGTCTCGCCCGTGACCGGTGGCTGCTTCGCGTTCGTCGACAGATTGCgatgctgctactgctgctgctcgTATGGGCTCCTGGTGGCCGGGGCAGCACGCGTTGGGGCTGGCTGGGCTCCCAGCAGTCGGCCTCCCCGCCTCCTCCAACATCGCCTGGAGAGGAGCTCCTCTGTGCTTCCGAGCCGCCTCCTCGAGCAGGGCAGCCAGAG GGAGTCGCCACATGGAACACAACTGAAACGCCCCGCCTTGGAGCTCGCTGCCTCCGGAAACCTCTCTGTCGGCCTCGTGCTCCTCCGTCTCGAGCACCCCCTCCTGGCCGCCGTCCATCTCTTGGCGGTGCCTGTTAGGCAGGCGTTGATGCTTATCCTCGGCTCTCTCTCTGTCAGCTGTCTCCTTCAGGACGAGGAGGATGAATGGGGCTCTCGCAGCTGGGCCGCTGCGGCCGAGTTGACTGAGGGCGAGCGCGCGCGTCCGGCGCATATGGCCCCGCCTCTGCGCCTCCGCTCCTGCTCCTCCTCTCGCTCGGGCAGCGTCCCGCCCGCGCCCTTCATGTGCTCGCCGCCGTCGTCCTGCGCCCGATCGGATCGGGAGCGCCGCAGCTCGATACAGGCCAAAAAGATCTCGAACTGTTTTTTCTTTAACTCACCGAGAACTGCGGGTTGA
- the LOC125513585 gene encoding uncharacterized protein LOC125513585 isoform X4, whose protein sequence is MLLLLLLVWAPGGRGSTRWGWLGSQQSASPPPPTSPGEELLCASEPPPRAGQPEGRESPHGTQLKRPALELAASGNLSVGLVLLRLEHPLLAAVHLLAVPVRQALMLILGSLSVSCLLQDEEDEWGSRSWAAAAELTEGERARPAHMAPPLRLRSCSSSRSGSVPPAPFMCSPPSSCARSDRERRSSIQAKKISNCFFFNSPRTAG, encoded by the exons atgctgctactgctgctgctcgTATGGGCTCCTGGTGGCCGGGGCAGCACGCGTTGGGGCTGGCTGGGCTCCCAGCAGTCGGCCTCCCCGCCTCCTCCAACATCGCCTGGAGAGGAGCTCCTCTGTGCTTCCGAGCCGCCTCCTCGAGCAGGGCAGCCAGAG GGAAGGGAGTCGCCACATGGAACACAACTGAAACGCCCCGCCTTGGAGCTCGCTGCCTCCGGAAACCTCTCTGTCGGCCTCGTGCTCCTCCGTCTCGAGCACCCCCTCCTGGCCGCCGTCCATCTCTTGGCGGTGCCTGTTAGGCAGGCGTTGATGCTTATCCTCGGCTCTCTCTCTGTCAGCTGTCTCCTTCAGGACGAGGAGGATGAATGGGGCTCTCGCAGCTGGGCCGCTGCGGCCGAGTTGACTGAGGGCGAGCGCGCGCGTCCGGCGCATATGGCCCCGCCTCTGCGCCTCCGCTCCTGCTCCTCCTCTCGCTCGGGCAGCGTCCCGCCCGCGCCCTTCATGTGCTCGCCGCCGTCGTCCTGCGCCCGATCGGATCGGGAGCGCCGCAGCTCGATACAGGCCAAAAAGATCTCGAACTGTTTTTTCTTTAACTCACCGAGAACTGCGGGTTGA
- the LOC125513585 gene encoding uncharacterized protein LOC125513585 isoform X2 codes for MEASTHSSSGFSSVRPLKKDIKNPHRAASVDLIHIAIPFWQHRFSFVFSLSIQRLYSPSSLSLCCSHTHAHRPAFTSLLFLHNEPSTTLCWTVAPESSTGRLARDRWLLRVRRQIAMLLLLLLVWAPGGRGSTRWGWLGSQQSASPPPPTSPGEELLCASEPPPRAGQPEGRESPHGTQLKRPALELAASGNLSVGLVLLRLEHPLLAAVHLLAVPVRQALMLILGSLSVSCLLQDEEDEWGSRSWAAAAELTEGERARPAHMAPPLRLRSCSSSRSGSVPPAPFMCSPPSSCARSDRERRSSIQAKKISNCFFFNSPRTAG; via the exons ATGGAGGCGAGCACGCATAGTTCCAGTGGCTTCTCGTCGGTTCGCCCATTAAAAAAGGACATCAAAAATCCCCACCGAGCAGCTTCTGTGGACCTTATCCACATCGCCATTCCTTTCTGGCAGCACCGCTTCTCCTTTGTCTTCTCTCTATCCATCCAGCGGCTCTACtctccttcctctctctctctgtgctGCAGCCACACACACGCCCACCGCCCGGCATTCACctctctcctcttcctccacaaCGAACCAAGCACCACTCTCTGCTGGACCGTGGCGCCAGAATCAAGCACAG GCCGTCTCGCCCGTGACCGGTGGCTGCTTCGCGTTCGTCGACAGATTGCgatgctgctactgctgctgctcgTATGGGCTCCTGGTGGCCGGGGCAGCACGCGTTGGGGCTGGCTGGGCTCCCAGCAGTCGGCCTCCCCGCCTCCTCCAACATCGCCTGGAGAGGAGCTCCTCTGTGCTTCCGAGCCGCCTCCTCGAGCAGGGCAGCCAGAG GGAAGGGAGTCGCCACATGGAACACAACTGAAACGCCCCGCCTTGGAGCTCGCTGCCTCCGGAAACCTCTCTGTCGGCCTCGTGCTCCTCCGTCTCGAGCACCCCCTCCTGGCCGCCGTCCATCTCTTGGCGGTGCCTGTTAGGCAGGCGTTGATGCTTATCCTCGGCTCTCTCTCTGTCAGCTGTCTCCTTCAGGACGAGGAGGATGAATGGGGCTCTCGCAGCTGGGCCGCTGCGGCCGAGTTGACTGAGGGCGAGCGCGCGCGTCCGGCGCATATGGCCCCGCCTCTGCGCCTCCGCTCCTGCTCCTCCTCTCGCTCGGGCAGCGTCCCGCCCGCGCCCTTCATGTGCTCGCCGCCGTCGTCCTGCGCCCGATCGGATCGGGAGCGCCGCAGCTCGATACAGGCCAAAAAGATCTCGAACTGTTTTTTCTTTAACTCACCGAGAACTGCGGGTTGA